Proteins encoded within one genomic window of Paramisgurnus dabryanus chromosome 11, PD_genome_1.1, whole genome shotgun sequence:
- the nppal gene encoding natriuretic peptide A-like: MIFNISVFCVSSLLLLHLAGAKPVSSLQTLKQLLDEEINAPLVESQESAMEQAEARTEERQLNPDQQVRTSTALERVLGDLLSTSKRSWSRFKKGGLRSCFGVRLERIGSFSGLGC; encoded by the exons ATGATCTTCAACATCTCAGTTTTCTGCGTCTCTTCACTTCTTCTTTTACACTTGGCAGGAGCCAAACCGGTTTCAAGTTTACAG ACTCTGAAGCAGCTTTTAGATGAAGAAATAAACGCGCCGCTAGTGGAGTCGCAGGAGTCCGCGATGGAGCAGGCGGAGGCGCGCACAGAAGAGCGGCAGTTGAATCCGGACCAGCAGGTGCGCACCAGCACCGCTCTCGAGCGCGTACTTGGAGATCTACTGTCCACATCCAAACGCTCGTGGAGTCGCTTTAAAAAAGGAGGGTTGAGGAGCTGTTTCGGGGTCAGACTGGAGAGAATCGGCTCATTCAGCGGGCTGGGGTGTTAA
- the nppb gene encoding natriuretic peptides B — protein sequence MRSFDIPLALGFLFLLSAQMTNTLPLQNTVSTAEDMDVLKLLLQRLEESIPALSRDQRLSRDDEISIEETPIQPQSKMDMREYLSARDLKTVRLDSKRYSGCFGSRLDRIGSMSSLGCNTGSRTSPKRK from the exons ATGAGATCGTTTGACATTCCTCTGGCTTTAGGCTTTCTATTCCTCCTCAGCGCTCAGATGACGAACACTTTACCCCTACAAAACACAGTCTCAACCGCTGAGGACATGGACGTCTTGAAG CTTCTTCTACAGCGACTTGAAGAATCCATTCCTGCTTTATCACGAGACCAAAGATTATCCCGGGATGATGAGATCAGCATTGAAGAAACACCCATTCAACCTCAAAGCAAGATGGACATGAGAGAGTATCTATCCGCTCGGGACCTGAAGACAGTCCGACTGGACTCCAAGAGATATTCCGGATGTTTCGGAAGTAGACTGGACAGAATCGGGTCCATGTCATCCCTGGGATGTAATACTGGCAGCCGAACGA GTCCTAAGAGAAAGTGA
- the nppa gene encoding natriuretic peptides A, with protein MIRGLVLTGLLLLLWQQMDVRGHTLSRHPYTSNIGKLKSLLQQLEEVLATEEVSDRATDYEESNPEMEQSPVFKSWDREEDVPAAEDTNPADGYETQKKRLMDLLLSTRSKSLSGCFGGRLDRIGSTSTLGCNPKKG; from the exons ATGATCAGAGGACTCGTTCTTACAGGACTCTTGCTCCTGCTCTGGCAGCAGATGGATGTACGAGGCCATACGTTGAGCAGACACCCTTACACCAGCAACATCGGCAAGCTGAAG AGTTTGTTACAGCAGTTGGAGGAGGTCTTGGCCACAGAAGAGGTTTCTGACAGAGCCACAGATTATGAAGAGAGCAACCCGGAGATGGAGCAGAGCCCGGTGTTCAAGTCCTGGGACAGAGAAGAAGACGTCCCCGCCGCCGAGGACACAAACCCCGCTGACGGATACGAGACACAGAAGAAACGTCTCATGGATCTACTCCTGTCAACCAGAAGTAAAAGTTTGTCTGGATGCTTTGGAGGAAGACTGGATCGCATAGGGTCTACCAGCACCCTTGGGTGTAACCCAAAGAAAGGTTAG